CTATTGCGGACATCTACCAAGTTCCCTACGATCAACGCTCACACGGCGATTCTGTATGGAGTTCCGGCGAATTAACGATTATCTTCCTAGTCGGATTCAAGGAGGGGAGTCGTAGCAGGCCCCGTTCCTCAAAAAGCCAATAGAAACGAAAGGCGATAGGGGTCGGAGGTGGCGAAGTAAATGTCGAGTTCTTCCATTGTCATCAAGGAGCTGGAGAAGAAAGACCGCGAGAGAGCGACTAAGTTCGTGAGGAGGATGATGAGATGGACCATGAAGACCTATGGGAAAGGGGGCTACTCGAGGGAATCGCTCGACCACCACATATCAACTGCAATACGAACACTTGACCTGGCAATCAAGGATCCGAACCATTACTGCATACTTGCGATCAAGGACGGAGAGATAATTGGAATGGCCCTCGGACAAGTGCTCGGCGGTGTTGGGCGGATAGACTGGATGGCTGTCGCCCCCGAGCGCCATCGCCAGGGAGTCGGCAAGA
This is a stretch of genomic DNA from Candidatus Thermoplasmatota archaeon. It encodes these proteins:
- a CDS encoding GNAT family N-acetyltransferase, translating into MSSSSIVIKELEKKDRERATKFVRRMMRWTMKTYGKGGYSRESLDHHISTAIRTLDLAIKDPNHYCILAIKDGEIIGMALGQVLGGVGRIDWMAVAPERHRQGVGKKFMAAMSSSLPLPTCDERIQFPQRP